One Setaria italica strain Yugu1 chromosome II, Setaria_italica_v2.0, whole genome shotgun sequence DNA segment encodes these proteins:
- the LOC101783703 gene encoding nudix hydrolase 20, chloroplastic, producing MATIAAAAARCNSPARRQLLTRRCLPFSVSFSSATPPAAAAGFGWADALRVAGDGGRGDESDLSGYFRKVDTCNRGMDKRGEFVKFLVEDQVVGYIHKGFVEHLRDFHDVFTIVSGNNGSNTLENVSLRSSLRTPEERTNAIGDVIKNLGELIPGIRNELYPVTSSYGMPVYFSLERAAAPYFGIKAYGVHMNGYVEKDGQKFLWIGKRSDVKQTYPGMLDHLVAGGLPYGISCKENIIKECEEEAGIPRSVSTNATSVGAISYMDIEGFRYKRDVLFCYDLKLLADFVPNNEDGEVDSFRLIPVPHAANIIRRTEFFKPNCNLVIIDFLFRHGYINPDSRGYLNLLQSLRSGDCS from the exons ATGGcaaccatcgccgccgccgccgctcgctgcaactccccagcccgccgccagctcctcACTCGCCGCTGCCTCCCGTTCTCCGTTTCCTTCTcctccgccacgccgcccgccgccgcggcgggcttCGGCTGGGCCGATGCTCtccgcgtcgccggcgacggcgggcgcggcgacgaGTCCGACCTATCCGGGTACTTCCGGAAGGTCGACACCTGCAACCGGGGAATG gacaaaaggggggagTTCGTGAAGTTCTTGGTGGAGGATCAAGTCGTGGGATACATCCACAAGGG ATTTGTCGAGCACCTCCGAGACTTCCATGATGTGTTTACCATTGTCTCGGGCAACAATGGCAGCAACACTCTGGAAAATGTGTCTCTCCGGTCATCGCTTAGGACGCCAGAGGAAAGAACAAATGCTATTGGAGATGTCATAAAAAACCTTGGAGAATTGATTCCAGGTATTCGGAATGAG CTCTACCCAGTAACATCATCTTATGGCATGCCTGTGTACTTCTCTCTGGAACGTGCTGCTGCTCCCTACTTTGGTATAAAG GCTTACGGAGTTCATATGAATGGATATGTTGAGAAAGATGGTCAGAAATTTCTTTGGATTGGTAAGAGAAGTGATGTGAAGCAAACATATCCGGGAATGCTTGATCATCTTGTTGCTGGTGGCCTG CCATATGGAATCTCATGCAAAGAGAACATCATCAAGGAATGTGAAGAGGAAGCTGGAATTCCAAGATCCGTATCAACCAA TGCTACTTCTGTTGGAGCGATTTCTTACATGGATATTGAAGGCTTTAGATACAAAAGGGATGTCCTCTTCTGCTATGACCTCAAACTTCTTGCAGATTTTGTTCCTAATAATGAAG ATGGAGAGGTTGATAGCTTCAGGCTAATCCCTGTGCCACATGCTGCAAACATTATCCGGAGGACAGAATTTTTCAAGCCAAATTGCAACCTTGTGATCATCGACTTCCTCTTCCGTCATGG GTACATAAACCCAGATTCTCGCGGCTACCTAAATCTGTTGCAAAGCTTGAGGAGCGGTGATTGTTCTTAG